One region of Solanum pennellii chromosome 6, SPENNV200 genomic DNA includes:
- the LOC107022836 gene encoding uncharacterized protein LOC107022836, which yields MGSSSKFYVSVSKGYVVNMLRESFQCLTIILLSLLLPLSFIVLARLSVTRYLIATSDYTEPNTLLVKLFLYANPVFLRLLTPLVTISALTQCLTGRTLTDHIMISKSHLYMSWLILFTFQICVSIGIEGSIAVGIDGSTSFSHQRLYLLTRSLFFMGLHETTLFWSKKVVKPVVDDTIFGVEKEDRYVEKVAMAMSFGILWWCKLGDEVESLVVVAEVKRDLFGSVGLVDFVGWWLYYVTVAIGMVKVVKGLIWLNFVLFCGNMVVGSDNAGCCTRNDEKV from the coding sequence ATGGGTTCGAGTTCAAAATTCTATGTTTCAGTCTCAAAAGGCTATGTTGTGAATATGTTAAGAGAGTCATTTCAATGCCTTACCATTATCCTCCTCAGCCTTCTCCTTCCTCTCTCCTTTATCGTCCTCGCCAGGCTGTCAGTTACTCGCTATCTCATTGCCACATCAGATTACACGGAGCCCAATACACTACTTGTCAAGCTCTTTCTCTATGCAAATCCTGTGTTTCTTCGTCTACTAACTCCACTTGTCACCATTTCTGCTTTGACTCAATGCTTGACAGGACGAACTCTAACTGATCACATCATGATTTCAAAATCTCATCTTTATATGTCGTGGTTAATACTTTTCACATTTCAAATTTGTGTGAGCATAGGCATAGAAGGAAGTATAGCTGTTGGAATAGATGGTAGTACTAGTTTTAGTCACCAAAGATTATATTTATTGACAAGAAGTTTGTTTTTCATGGGATTGCATGAGACAACGTTGTTTTGGTCCAAGAAAGTAGTGAAACCGGTGGTTGATGACACAATTTTTGGCGTTGAGAAGGAGGATAGGTATGTTGAGAAGGTGGCTATGGCAATGAGTTTTGGTATTTTGTGGTGGTGTAAGTTAGGGGATGAAGTTGAGTCTTTAGTGGTTGTGGCTGAGGTGAAAAGAGACTTATTTGGTAGTGTTGGTTTGGTTGATTTTGTTGGTTGGTGGTTGTATTATGTGACTGTGGCAATTGGTATGGTTAAGGTTGTGAAGGGACTAATTTGGCTAAACTTTGTGTTGTTTTGTGGGAATATGGTGGTTGGTTCAGACAATGCAGGCTGTTGTAcaagaaatgatgaaaaggtCTAA
- the LOC107021975 gene encoding DELLA protein RGL1-like produces MDQIPIPTIDFSVFQGGHNHVQECGRNELINNVAVDPWFELDSEDLDSLYTVFDLKYQDNTSDKQVQSLEDQQQSISDHWTQSDDSSNMDLPLQPIQIKTTPEASNGIQPQEPRLDNFHGEKTNSISLASLEILNNCGRLFKKPSEENLSNVLLSNEARVSNISKLSTEEILRVAGERYIQYSTQRVDGLSMFIHPYASSLSGLSIEQTKDMELVHLLLAAAEEVDQQQFHLASQSIAQCLWKASATGNPIQRLCFYFGEALQERIDREIGRSPCFERKLRFLSTLALGNTPESLTCHTEIPFSQVMQFAGNQAIVEYVKGATKIHLVDFNIRSGIQWTGLMQALSERRNCPIELLKITAIGHQEKEKIEETGKRLQSFANSLNLPFSFDMIFMSDMKDLKAESVNLKADETVAVYCYTVLRTMICRQDYLDNTMRVIRGLRPSVVVVCEVEANLNSPSFLNRFVEALFFYSVLFDCFEDCMDRDNLVRKRIEVFHIGEGIWNMVAAEGAERFTRNVKLDVWRAYFARFGMVEMELSESSRYQANLILKQFSHGSSCIVQKDGKALLVGWKGTPIESVSIWKFL; encoded by the exons ATGGATCAAATCCCAATCCCCACCATTGATTTCAGTGTTTTCCAGGGTGGTCACAATCATGTTCAAGAGTGTGGGAGAAATGAATTGATCAACAATGTCGCCGTAGATCCTTGGTTTGAATTGGACAGTGAGGATCTTGATTCTCTTTACACAGTATTTGACCTTAAATATCAAGATAATACATCAGACAAACAAGTTCAGTCACTGGAAGATCAGCAACAAAGCATTTCAGATCACTGGACCCAAAGTGATGATTCTTCCAACATGGACTTGCCCCTGCAGCCTATCCAAATTAAAACGACCCCCGAAGCATCTAATGGGATTCAGCCTCAGGAGCCAAGGCTTGACAATTTCCATGGAGAGAAAACAAATTCCATTTCTTTAGCATCTTTGGAGATCTTGAACAATTGTGGGAGATTGTTCAAGAAACCAAGTGAGGAGAACTTGAGCAACGTATTACTCAGCAACGAGGCTCGTGTAAGTAACATCTCTAAGTTGTCAACAGAAGAAATCTTACGAGTTGCTGGAGAAAGATATATCCAGTACTCCACTCAAAGGGTAGATGGTCTTTCTATGTTTATACATCCATACGCTTCATCACTTTCGGGCCTTTCCATAGAGCAAACAAAGGACATGGAACTTGTTCACCTCCTTCTAGCTGCTGCAGAAGAAGTGGATCAGCAGCAATTTCATTTGGCTAGCCAATCTATTGCACAATGCCTGTGGAAGGCATCTGCTACAG GTAATCCAATCCAGAGACTTTGTTTCTATTTTGGTGAAGCTTTACAAGAAAGGATTGATCGAGAAATAGGAAGGTCCCCATGTTTCGAAAGAAAGTTAAGGTTTTTAAGCACTCTGGCATTAGGTAATACACCTGAATCCTTAACATGCCATACAGAGATTCCCTTCAGTCAAGTAATGCAATTCGCGGGAAATCAGGCAATAGTTGAATATGTTAAAGGTGCAACCAAGATCCATCTGGTTGACTTTAATATCAGAAGTGGAATTCAGTGGACAGGATTGATGCAAGCTCTTTCCGAACGACGTAACTGTCCAATTGAGCTTCTGAAAATTACAGCCATTGGACAccaagaaaaagagaaaatagaaGAAACAGGCAAGAGATTACAAAGTTTTGCCAATTCCTTGAATCTTCCCTTTTCATTTGATATGATCTTTATGTCTGACATGAAAGATCTCAAGGCAGAATCAGTCAATCTTAAAGCAGATGAAACTGTTGCTGTCTATTGTTACACTGTACTTAGAACAATGATCTGCAGGCAAGATTATTTGGACAACACGATGCGAGTAATCAGAGGACTAAGACCATCTGTGGTTGTTGTCTGTGAAGTTGAGGCAAACCTTAATTCACCTTCATTTTTGAACCGTTTCGTGGAGGCACTCTTCTTTTATAGTGTTCTTTTTGATTGCTTTGAAGACTGCATGGATAGAGACAATTTGGTCAGAAAGAGGATTGAAGTATTTCATATTGGTGAAGGAATCTGGAATATGGTTGCAGCTGAGGGTGCAGAAAGGTTCACTCGGAATGTAAAGCTTGATGTATGGAGAGCATACTTTGCAAGGTTTGGAATGGTGGAAATGGAGCTCAGCGAGTCATCTCGATATCAAGCAAATCTGATTCTAAAGCAATTTTCCCATGGCAGTTCTTGCATTGTTCAAAAGGATGGAAAGGCCCTCCTAGTTGGATGGAAGGGAACACCCATTGAATCAGTTTCTATTTGGAAGTTCTTGTAA